In a single window of the Streptomyces sp. 846.5 genome:
- a CDS encoding PRC and DUF2382 domain-containing protein: MQTEIDPRDLIGHKAVDRNGDKIGTVDEVYLDDATGKPEWAAVRTGLFGRDAFVPLATSEFVSDELRIPYDKSQVKDSPDFGVGQHLSPEQELQLYRYYGLEVPSGGNGSGSGSGSGTAKDAAPSAAATPPAPPTAPAAPVVPPAGPAATQAMPVVTTAAAAAAATTTATGSTPTSDTSRTAAFMAPPPAQTASVPPTAATAATAATVAAPAEPTPSLQKTDPLTGPLPGTAAAATQAAQAGVPEPIEFVCREERLDISTEWRVLGKARLRKYVTAEQVERRVPVIRERIRVERVPVGAEERAQLTEQEITESTEEVTLHEQRVVVRKAVVPVERIRLVTERFTEEEIVRDELHREHIQVQDSTRPAGPTPVPGTGQPAGQMPSGQAPAVAPSTPPPAPGRPDLPGHAIGA; encoded by the coding sequence GTGCAGACCGAGATCGACCCCAGGGACCTGATCGGCCACAAGGCCGTTGACCGCAACGGCGACAAGATCGGCACCGTGGACGAGGTGTACCTCGACGACGCGACGGGCAAGCCGGAGTGGGCCGCGGTCCGTACCGGGCTGTTCGGCCGGGACGCCTTCGTGCCGCTGGCCACCAGCGAGTTCGTCAGCGACGAACTGCGGATCCCCTACGACAAGTCCCAGGTGAAGGACTCCCCGGACTTCGGCGTGGGCCAGCACCTCTCGCCGGAGCAGGAGCTACAGCTCTACCGCTACTACGGGCTGGAGGTCCCGAGCGGCGGCAACGGCTCGGGCAGCGGCAGCGGCAGCGGCACCGCGAAGGACGCGGCCCCGTCCGCCGCCGCGACGCCGCCCGCGCCCCCCACCGCTCCGGCCGCTCCGGTCGTGCCGCCCGCCGGACCCGCCGCCACGCAGGCGATGCCGGTGGTGACCACCGCCGCAGCGGCCGCCGCGGCCACCACGACGGCGACCGGCTCCACCCCCACCTCCGACACCAGCCGCACTGCCGCGTTCATGGCGCCGCCGCCGGCCCAGACCGCCTCCGTCCCGCCGACCGCCGCGACGGCCGCTACCGCGGCCACTGTCGCGGCCCCCGCCGAGCCGACCCCGTCCCTGCAGAAGACGGACCCGCTCACCGGTCCACTGCCGGGCACCGCGGCGGCCGCGACGCAGGCCGCCCAGGCGGGTGTCCCCGAGCCGATCGAGTTCGTCTGCCGCGAGGAGCGGCTGGACATCTCCACGGAGTGGCGCGTCCTCGGCAAGGCCCGGCTGCGCAAGTACGTCACGGCGGAGCAGGTGGAGCGACGGGTCCCGGTGATCCGCGAGCGGATCAGGGTCGAGCGGGTCCCGGTCGGCGCCGAGGAGCGTGCCCAGCTGACGGAGCAGGAGATCACCGAGAGCACCGAGGAGGTCACTCTCCACGAGCAGCGGGTCGTGGTCCGCAAGGCGGTCGTCCCGGTCGAGCGGATCCGGCTGGTGACCGAGCGGTTCACCGAGGAGGAGATCGTCCGGGACGAGCTGCACCGGGAGCACATCCAGGTGCAGGACAGCACCCGCCCGGCCGGGCCGACCCCGGTGCCGGGCACCGGCCAGCCCGCCGGCCAGATGCCGTCCGGCCAGGCCCCCGCGGTCGCGCCGTCCACGCCTCCCCCGGCCCCCGGCCGTCCGGACCTCCCAGGTCACGCCATCGGCGCCTGA
- a CDS encoding DNA polymerase IV → MRSVPTILHLDMDAFFAAVEQASKPSLRGKPVVVGGLGGRGVVATASYEARVFGVHSAMPMAQARRRAPNAAYLIPRFELYRQVSDLVMGLLRELSPLVEPLSLDEAFVDLEAGPYGELLREGSVAEGVELVRALGEDLRADILAAVGLTASVGLSGTKFLAKIASEQAKPDGLVLIEPGHEREVLDPLPVRALPGVGPATAETLRRLGLTQVSQVAATPEDELVRLLGRAHGAGVHALAQGRDERAVVAERDAKSVSVEDTFEVDLGDRELIRAELDRLADRCVRRLHAAARSGRTVVIKVRRFDFSTLTRSETLPAPTDDPLVISAIARRLLEAVELTGGVRLLGVGVTGLADFTQEDLFAQAEREAAEAADRSDEDPGSEAAGEEEAAYGGPDGPRAFHPGGSVGTLLTVRRWMPGQDVRHAELGHGWVQGSGVGRVTVRFETPWSERGPVRTFSVDDPELERADPLPLVRGSALTGD, encoded by the coding sequence ATGCGGTCTGTGCCGACGATCCTGCACCTCGACATGGACGCCTTCTTCGCCGCGGTGGAGCAGGCGTCCAAGCCGAGCCTGCGCGGGAAGCCGGTGGTGGTCGGCGGGCTCGGGGGGCGGGGGGTCGTCGCCACCGCCTCCTACGAGGCGCGGGTGTTCGGGGTGCACTCGGCGATGCCGATGGCGCAGGCGCGTCGGCGGGCGCCCAACGCCGCGTACCTCATCCCCAGGTTCGAGCTCTACCGCCAGGTCAGCGATCTGGTGATGGGTCTGCTGCGGGAGCTCTCCCCGCTGGTGGAGCCGCTGAGCCTGGACGAGGCCTTCGTCGACCTGGAGGCCGGTCCCTACGGCGAGCTGCTGCGCGAGGGGTCGGTGGCCGAGGGCGTGGAACTGGTCCGGGCGCTGGGGGAGGACCTGCGCGCGGACATCCTCGCGGCGGTCGGTCTGACCGCCTCGGTCGGGCTGTCCGGCACCAAGTTCCTGGCGAAGATCGCCTCCGAGCAGGCCAAGCCGGACGGGCTGGTGCTGATCGAGCCGGGCCATGAGCGGGAGGTGCTCGACCCGCTGCCGGTGCGGGCGCTGCCCGGGGTGGGTCCGGCGACGGCGGAGACGCTGCGCAGGCTGGGGCTGACCCAGGTCTCGCAGGTCGCGGCCACGCCCGAGGACGAACTGGTGCGGCTGCTGGGCCGGGCGCACGGGGCCGGCGTGCACGCGCTGGCGCAGGGACGGGACGAACGCGCGGTGGTGGCCGAGCGGGACGCCAAGTCGGTGTCGGTGGAGGACACCTTCGAGGTGGACCTCGGCGACCGGGAGCTGATCCGCGCCGAGCTGGACCGACTGGCCGACCGCTGCGTGCGGCGGCTGCATGCCGCGGCGCGGTCCGGGCGGACCGTGGTGATCAAGGTGCGTCGGTTCGACTTCTCCACGCTGACCCGCTCCGAGACGCTGCCGGCCCCCACCGACGATCCACTGGTGATCTCCGCGATCGCCCGGCGGCTGCTGGAGGCGGTCGAACTCACCGGGGGCGTACGCCTGTTGGGCGTCGGAGTGACCGGGCTCGCCGACTTCACCCAGGAGGACCTGTTCGCCCAGGCCGAGCGGGAGGCGGCGGAGGCCGCAGACCGCTCGGACGAAGACCCGGGCTCGGAGGCGGCGGGTGAGGAGGAGGCCGCCTACGGCGGACCTGACGGACCCCGGGCCTTCCATCCCGGCGGCAGCGTCGGCACGTTGCTCACCGTGCGGCGCTGGATGCCGGGCCAGGACGTTCGGCACGCCGAGCTCGGGCACGGCTGGGTGCAGGGCAGCGGGGTGGGCCGGGTGACGGTGCGTTTCGAGACGCCCTGGAGCGAGCGGGGGCCGGTTCGCACGTTCTCGGTAGACGACCCGGAACTGGAGAGGGCCGACCCGCTGCCACTGGTGCGCGGGTCGGCCCTCACCGGGGACTGA
- a CDS encoding ElyC/SanA/YdcF family protein has product MTLGRLRAVLRSVLRTRHGQRWAFRVVAASALLALLPSAWLYVEEGQRLRTVADAPSEPVAVVFGAGLDQGVPSPYLAHRLDAALALYRAGKVRAVLVTGDNGRTAYDEPDAMRTYLVQHGVPADRVVRDYAGFDTWDSCSRAHRIFGVDRALLVTQGFHIRRALGMCRAAGIDAYGIGVDEPRDATWYYGGVRELPAAGEAVLDALLKPDPSLLGPKVSTLAQWR; this is encoded by the coding sequence ATGACGCTGGGACGGTTGCGGGCGGTACTGCGGTCGGTACTGCGGACCAGGCACGGACAGCGCTGGGCCTTTCGGGTCGTGGCGGCGTCGGCGCTGCTGGCGCTGCTGCCGTCGGCCTGGCTGTACGTCGAGGAGGGGCAGCGGCTGCGTACCGTCGCCGACGCGCCGTCCGAGCCGGTCGCGGTGGTCTTCGGGGCGGGGCTGGACCAGGGCGTGCCCTCGCCCTACCTGGCCCACCGGCTGGACGCCGCGCTGGCCCTCTACCGGGCCGGAAAGGTGCGGGCGGTGCTGGTCACCGGCGACAACGGGCGCACCGCGTACGACGAGCCCGACGCGATGCGGACCTACCTGGTGCAGCACGGGGTCCCCGCCGACCGGGTGGTCCGCGACTACGCGGGCTTCGACACCTGGGACTCCTGCAGCCGGGCCCACCGGATCTTCGGGGTGGACCGGGCGCTGCTGGTCACCCAGGGCTTCCACATCCGCCGCGCGCTCGGTATGTGCCGTGCGGCGGGGATCGACGCCTACGGGATCGGCGTGGACGAGCCGCGGGACGCTACCTGGTACTACGGCGGGGTACGGGAGCTGCCGGCGGCGGGGGAGGCCGTGCTGGACGCACTCCTGAAGCCGGACCCGTCGCTGTTGGGGCCGAAGGTGAGCACGTTGGCACAGTGGCGCTAG
- a CDS encoding MerR family transcriptional regulator — protein MSSTGDGTAAGGSCPLHPARHAPQRSMRAARSGWEALPAVVPQQGVPQQGVPQQGGAGPDGPGHAADGPGEATDPFSELVGYRGPTACAAAGITYRQLDYWARTGLVEPSVRAAQGSGTQRLYGFRDVLLLKVVKRLLDAGVSLQSIRAAVEHLRTCGIADLSGITLMSDGASVYQCTSPNQLVELLQGGQGVFGIALGAVWRELEGSLGRLHGERADTGETLVGFDPGDELARRRNRAG, from the coding sequence GTGAGCAGCACCGGCGACGGCACGGCCGCAGGTGGTTCCTGCCCCCTCCATCCGGCGCGGCATGCCCCGCAGCGGTCGATGCGGGCGGCGCGAAGCGGATGGGAGGCCCTTCCGGCCGTCGTCCCGCAGCAGGGCGTCCCGCAGCAGGGCGTCCCGCAGCAGGGCGGTGCCGGGCCCGACGGTCCCGGCCACGCGGCGGACGGACCCGGGGAAGCGACGGATCCGTTCTCCGAACTGGTCGGCTACCGCGGCCCCACCGCCTGCGCGGCGGCCGGCATCACCTACCGCCAGTTGGACTACTGGGCCAGGACCGGGCTGGTCGAGCCCAGCGTCCGGGCCGCGCAGGGGTCGGGCACCCAACGGCTCTACGGCTTCCGGGACGTGCTGCTGCTGAAGGTGGTCAAGCGGCTGCTGGACGCCGGGGTCTCGCTGCAGAGCATCCGCGCCGCGGTGGAGCACCTGCGGACCTGCGGGATCGCCGACCTGTCCGGGATCACGCTGATGAGCGACGGAGCCTCGGTCTACCAGTGCACCTCGCCGAACCAGCTGGTGGAGCTGCTCCAGGGCGGCCAGGGGGTCTTCGGCATCGCCCTGGGCGCGGTCTGGCGCGAGCTGGAGGGCTCGCTGGGCCGGCTGCACGGCGAGCGCGCCGACACCGGGGAGACCCTGGTCGGCTTCGACCCCGGCGACGAGCTGGCACGACGCCGCAACCGCGCGGGCTGA
- a CDS encoding bifunctional nuclease family protein — MNELDVVGVRVEMPSNQPIVLLREVGGDRYLPIWIGPGEATAIAFAQQGMTPVRPLTHDLFRNVLEAVGQQLTEVRITDLREGVFYAELVFASGVEVSARPSDAIALALRTGAPIYGSDGVLDEAGIAIPDEQEDEVERFREFLDQISPEDFGSSSQ; from the coding sequence GTGAACGAGCTAGACGTCGTGGGTGTCAGGGTGGAGATGCCGTCGAACCAGCCGATCGTGCTGCTGCGCGAGGTCGGGGGCGACCGGTACCTCCCCATCTGGATCGGACCGGGGGAGGCCACGGCCATCGCCTTCGCGCAGCAGGGGATGACCCCGGTGCGCCCGCTCACGCACGACCTCTTCCGAAATGTGCTGGAGGCCGTCGGCCAGCAGCTCACCGAGGTGCGGATCACCGACCTCCGCGAGGGGGTCTTCTACGCCGAACTGGTCTTCGCGAGCGGTGTGGAGGTCAGCGCGCGTCCCTCGGACGCCATAGCGCTGGCGCTGCGCACCGGCGCACCGATCTACGGCAGCGACGGCGTGCTGGACGAGGCGGGCATCGCCATTCCGGACGAGCAGGAGGACGAGGTCGAGCGGTTCCGGGAGTTCCTGGACCAGATCTCGCCGGAGGACTTCGGCAGCAGCAGCCAGTAG
- a CDS encoding MerR family transcriptional regulator gives MGTSEIGTAEAGRQLLSIGAVLGVLRDEFPEVTISKIRFLEAERLVEPQRTPSGYRKFSRADVSRLAQVLRMQRDHYLPLRVIREHLDALDAGEEPPALPGAEQPYAIEPSPQPEVFVPGPRLGRAELLAAAGVAEQQLADWESYGLVVATPEGGYDPEMLQVARLVAELGRFGLEPRHLRAVKAAADREVGLVEQVVAPLRRHRNPQTQAHAAALARELATLSVRLHAALVQAGLRARPGA, from the coding sequence ATCGGTACGTCAGAGATCGGCACGGCCGAGGCCGGCAGGCAGTTGTTGAGCATCGGCGCGGTGCTCGGGGTGCTGCGTGACGAGTTCCCCGAGGTGACCATCTCCAAGATCCGCTTCCTGGAGGCGGAGCGCCTGGTCGAGCCGCAGCGGACGCCCTCGGGCTACCGCAAGTTCAGCCGTGCCGACGTCAGCAGGCTCGCGCAGGTGCTGCGGATGCAGCGGGACCACTACCTGCCGCTGCGGGTGATCAGGGAGCACCTGGACGCCCTGGACGCGGGCGAGGAGCCGCCGGCGCTGCCGGGCGCCGAGCAGCCGTACGCGATCGAGCCGTCGCCCCAGCCGGAGGTGTTCGTCCCCGGCCCCCGGCTGGGGCGGGCGGAGCTGCTGGCGGCGGCCGGCGTCGCCGAGCAGCAGCTGGCCGACTGGGAGTCGTACGGACTGGTGGTGGCGACCCCCGAGGGCGGCTACGACCCGGAGATGCTGCAGGTCGCCCGGCTGGTGGCGGAGCTGGGCCGGTTCGGTCTGGAGCCGCGGCACCTGCGCGCCGTCAAGGCGGCGGCCGACCGGGAGGTCGGGCTGGTCGAACAGGTGGTCGCGCCGCTGCGCAGGCACCGTAACCCGCAGACCCAGGCCCATGCCGCCGCGCTGGCCCGTGAGCTCGCGACCCTGTCGGTGCGGCTGCACGCCGCCCTGGTCCAGGCCGGACTGCGGGCCCGCCCGGGAGCCTGA
- a CDS encoding FHA domain-containing protein: MSLFSKLFGRKSPQGAVEAPTARHRAVPGMRGPDEGDSLAPVQERPMYREDQRHAGFGGGAGIAPGAVPSTSAGGFGTDPYAQAQTGDPRQEAAGMTVCTRCGNSNPEASRFCSNCGAPLRARGQAEGLSEQTSTISISGLEAYDPEVTSTQATPVISPEAQAAVDALPPGSALLVVRRGPNSGSRFLLDTELTTAGRHPESDIFLDDITVSRRHVEFRRTPTGFSVADVGSLNGTYVNRERIDEVPLSTGDEVQIGKYRVVFFESRRGF, translated from the coding sequence GTGAGTCTGTTCTCGAAGCTGTTCGGTCGTAAGTCCCCTCAGGGCGCGGTCGAGGCGCCCACCGCACGCCACCGGGCGGTGCCGGGCATGCGCGGCCCGGACGAGGGCGACTCGCTGGCGCCGGTCCAGGAGCGCCCGATGTACCGGGAGGACCAGCGACACGCCGGTTTCGGCGGCGGGGCGGGCATAGCACCGGGAGCGGTACCCTCAACCTCAGCTGGAGGGTTTGGTACCGATCCGTATGCGCAGGCTCAGACAGGCGATCCGCGACAGGAGGCCGCAGGGATGACGGTGTGCACCCGGTGTGGCAACAGCAACCCCGAGGCCAGCCGGTTCTGTTCCAACTGCGGCGCCCCACTGCGAGCGCGGGGTCAGGCGGAGGGACTGTCCGAGCAGACGTCCACCATCTCGATCTCGGGCCTGGAAGCCTACGACCCCGAGGTGACGTCCACGCAGGCCACACCGGTGATCTCGCCCGAGGCGCAGGCCGCCGTGGACGCGCTGCCGCCGGGCTCGGCGCTGCTGGTGGTCCGTCGCGGGCCCAACTCGGGCAGCCGGTTCCTGCTGGACACCGAGCTGACGACGGCGGGCCGGCATCCGGAGAGCGACATCTTCCTGGACGACATCACCGTGTCCAGGCGCCATGTCGAGTTCCGCCGTACGCCCACCGGTTTCAGCGTGGCCGACGTCGGCAGCCTGAACGGCACCTACGTCAACCGCGAGCGCATCGACGAGGTGCCGCTGAGCACGGGTGACGAGGTCCAGATCGGCAAGTACCGGGTGGTCTTCTTCGAGAGCCGCCGGGGGTTCTGA
- a CDS encoding DUF881 domain-containing protein: protein MPPAQDQRADRPGDDSEGLTGRQRLAAALWPPRLSRAQVVVALLLFSLGLGLAIQVRSTNTESQLRGARQEDLVRLLDEVDAKQQRLQDDRQQLQESLATLQNSSQQAAEAQKQTRTKEQQLGVLAGTVAATGPGIVLTVNDPGGKVQADMLLNTLEELRAAGAEAVQINDVRVVAGTWFSDADPGTVVTGGTKVTQPYRFTVIGNSHDLDVALGIPGGVIQSVDKLQGAKATVSEQKSLSVTALIPLSTPGYAHSAQP from the coding sequence CTGCCGCCTGCCCAGGACCAGCGGGCGGACCGGCCGGGCGACGATTCCGAGGGGTTGACCGGGCGTCAGCGGCTCGCTGCCGCGCTGTGGCCGCCGCGGCTGTCCCGGGCCCAGGTCGTGGTCGCGCTGCTGCTGTTCTCGCTGGGGCTGGGCCTGGCCATCCAGGTGCGCTCCACCAACACCGAGTCGCAGCTGCGCGGGGCCCGCCAGGAGGACCTGGTCCGGCTGCTGGACGAAGTGGACGCCAAGCAGCAGCGGCTCCAGGACGACCGCCAGCAGCTGCAGGAGTCGCTGGCCACGCTGCAGAACAGCTCGCAGCAGGCGGCCGAGGCGCAGAAGCAGACCCGCACCAAGGAACAGCAGCTGGGCGTGCTCGCGGGCACGGTCGCGGCGACCGGTCCGGGTATCGTCCTCACCGTCAACGACCCCGGTGGCAAGGTGCAAGCAGATATGCTGCTCAACACTTTGGAGGAGCTGCGCGCAGCGGGGGCGGAGGCGGTGCAGATCAACGATGTACGCGTGGTCGCCGGCACCTGGTTCTCCGACGCCGATCCTGGCACCGTCGTGACCGGCGGCACCAAGGTCACCCAGCCCTACCGCTTCACCGTCATCGGGAACTCGCACGACCTCGACGTCGCGCTGGGGATCCCCGGTGGTGTGATCCAGTCCGTCGACAAGCTGCAGGGGGCAAAGGCCACTGTCTCCGAGCAGAAGTCGCTGTCGGTGACGGCCTTGATCCCGTTGAGCACCCCTGGCTACGCTCACTCGGCGCAGCCATGA
- a CDS encoding small basic family protein, giving the protein MIAVLGLVIGVVVGLVVQPGIPTGLVPYLPIAIVAALDAVFGGIRAMLDGIFDDKVFVVSFLSNVVVAALIVFLGDQLGVGSQLSTGVVVVLGIRIFSNAAAIRRHVFRA; this is encoded by the coding sequence GTGATCGCCGTACTGGGCCTCGTCATCGGGGTCGTCGTCGGGCTGGTGGTCCAGCCGGGTATCCCGACGGGGCTGGTGCCGTACCTGCCCATCGCCATCGTGGCCGCGCTGGACGCCGTCTTCGGCGGGATCAGGGCCATGCTGGACGGCATCTTCGACGACAAGGTCTTCGTGGTGTCCTTCCTGTCGAACGTGGTGGTCGCGGCGCTGATCGTGTTCCTGGGCGACCAGCTCGGGGTGGGGTCCCAGCTGTCCACCGGCGTGGTGGTGGTGCTCGGCATCCGGATCTTCTCCAATGCCGCGGCGATCAGGCGGCATGTGTTCCGGGCTTAG
- a CDS encoding DUF881 domain-containing protein, translated as MSLLTNVMEHALDDGYADAARRRGRYGTSRMPGTLRGKLALGGGLLLAALVLTVGAVQVRASAPVAAKERQELIARVGTAQANADQVQQEIDRDRARQKQLQQQAKANGTAAEDTARLQVLQLVSGAGAAYGPGIRVVMDDAVSAGTDGGSNPRTAAGFSDTGRVRDRDVQLVVNALWQSGAEGIAINGQRLTALSAIRAAGDAILVDNHPLGLPYQVDAVGGSGLADGFRQNVDGGVYLEQLKADYAIRYSISSEDRVDLPAAARSGLQYATPSGRGGATP; from the coding sequence ATGTCCCTGCTCACCAATGTCATGGAGCACGCCCTCGACGACGGCTACGCGGACGCGGCCCGCCGCCGGGGCCGGTACGGCACCAGCCGGATGCCCGGGACGCTGCGCGGCAAGCTTGCCCTCGGCGGCGGGCTGCTGCTCGCGGCGCTGGTGCTGACGGTGGGGGCGGTGCAGGTCAGGGCCTCGGCGCCGGTGGCCGCGAAGGAGCGGCAGGAGCTGATCGCGCGGGTGGGCACGGCCCAGGCCAACGCCGACCAGGTGCAGCAGGAGATCGACCGGGACCGGGCCCGGCAGAAGCAGCTCCAGCAGCAGGCGAAGGCGAACGGCACCGCCGCCGAGGACACCGCGCGGCTGCAGGTGCTGCAGCTGGTCTCCGGCGCGGGCGCGGCCTACGGCCCCGGTATCCGGGTGGTCATGGACGACGCGGTCTCTGCCGGCACCGACGGCGGGAGCAATCCGCGTACGGCGGCCGGGTTCAGCGACACCGGGCGGGTCCGGGACCGGGACGTCCAGCTGGTGGTCAACGCGCTCTGGCAGTCCGGGGCGGAGGGCATCGCCATCAACGGCCAGCGGCTCACCGCCCTCTCGGCGATCCGGGCGGCCGGCGACGCGATACTGGTCGACAACCACCCCCTGGGCCTCCCGTATCAGGTGGACGCCGTCGGGGGCTCCGGGCTGGCGGACGGATTCCGGCAGAACGTCGACGGCGGCGTCTACCTGGAGCAGCTCAAGGCGGACTACGCCATCAGATACAGCATCAGCAGTGAGGACCGGGTGGATCTGCCTGCGGCGGCCAGGAGCGGCCTGCAGTACGCGACCCCGTCCGGCAGGGGAGGAGCAACACCGTGA
- a CDS encoding mannose-1-phosphate guanyltransferase, producing MKAVVMAGGEGTRLRPMTSSMPKPLLPVVNRPIMEHVLRLLKRHGLTETVVTVQFLASLVRNYFGDGEELGMTLTYANEETPLGTAGSVKNAEDALKDDSFLVISGDALTDFDLTELMEFHRSKGALVTVCLTRVPNPLEFGITIVDDEGRVERFLEKPTWGQVFSDTVNTGIYVMEPEVFDYVAADTSVDWSGDVFPQLLKEGKPIYGFVAEGYWEDVGTHDSYMKAQADVLEGKVDVDIDGFEISPGVWVAEGAEVDPDAVLRGPLYIGDYAKVEGGVELRENTVLGSNVVVKRGAFLHRAIVHDNVYIGPQTNLRGCVIGKNTDVMRAARIDDGAVIGDECLIEEESIIAGNVRVYPFKTIEAGAVVNTSVIWESRGQEHLFGVRGVSGIINVEITPELAVRLAGAYATTLKKGAMVTIARDHSRGARALKRAMISALQASAIDVRDLENVPMPVARQQTARGSAGGIMLRTTPGVPDSLDILFFDERGADLSQAGQRKLDRVYARQEYRRAFPGEIGDLTFPASVFDSYAGTLLRAVDTSGVPEAGLKVVIDAAHGSAGLVLPSILGRLGIEALTVNQGMNEARPTETAEERRAGLVRLGELVASSKAAFGVRFDPVGERVSFVDERGHLIEDDRALLVFLDLVAAEGRSGKVALPVTTTRIAEQVAAYHGTQVQWTTTSPDALTSAASAEGTIFGGDGRGRFVIPEFSGIFDGAAAFVRLVGLVARTQLTLSQIDARIPKAHVHRRDLATPWSAKGMVMRSVVEAAGDRHVDTTDGVRVVETDGRWTMVVPDPAEAVTHLWAEGPDDVSTQALLDEWSAVVEATDRD from the coding sequence ATGAAGGCCGTTGTGATGGCCGGAGGCGAGGGCACGCGCCTCCGCCCTATGACCTCGAGCATGCCCAAGCCCCTGCTTCCGGTCGTGAACCGACCGATCATGGAGCATGTGCTCCGTCTGCTGAAGCGACACGGGCTGACCGAGACCGTTGTGACTGTGCAATTCCTTGCTTCCCTCGTCCGGAACTATTTCGGCGACGGCGAAGAGCTCGGTATGACTCTTACCTACGCGAACGAGGAGACCCCGCTCGGGACCGCGGGAAGCGTCAAGAACGCGGAGGACGCGCTCAAGGACGATTCCTTCCTGGTGATCTCCGGTGACGCGCTCACCGACTTCGACCTGACCGAGCTGATGGAGTTCCACCGTTCGAAGGGTGCGCTGGTCACCGTCTGCCTGACCCGGGTCCCCAACCCGCTGGAGTTCGGCATCACCATCGTCGACGACGAGGGCCGGGTCGAGCGCTTCCTGGAGAAGCCGACCTGGGGCCAGGTGTTCTCGGACACGGTGAACACCGGCATCTACGTCATGGAGCCCGAGGTCTTCGACTACGTGGCCGCGGACACCTCCGTCGACTGGTCCGGGGACGTCTTCCCGCAGCTGCTCAAGGAGGGCAAGCCGATCTACGGCTTCGTCGCCGAGGGCTACTGGGAGGACGTCGGCACCCACGACAGCTACATGAAGGCCCAGGCCGACGTGCTCGAGGGCAAGGTCGACGTCGACATCGACGGCTTTGAGATCTCCCCCGGGGTCTGGGTGGCCGAGGGCGCCGAGGTGGACCCCGACGCGGTGCTGCGCGGGCCGCTCTACATCGGCGACTACGCCAAGGTCGAGGGCGGGGTCGAGCTGCGGGAGAACACCGTGCTCGGCAGCAATGTCGTGGTGAAGCGCGGGGCGTTCCTGCACCGGGCGATCGTGCATGACAACGTCTACATCGGGCCGCAGACCAATCTGCGCGGCTGCGTCATCGGCAAGAACACCGATGTGATGCGGGCGGCGCGGATCGACGACGGGGCGGTGATCGGGGACGAGTGCCTGATCGAGGAGGAGTCGATCATCGCGGGCAACGTCCGCGTGTACCCGTTCAAGACCATCGAGGCCGGCGCGGTCGTCAACACCTCGGTGATCTGGGAGTCCCGCGGCCAGGAGCACCTCTTCGGGGTGCGCGGCGTCTCCGGGATCATCAACGTCGAGATCACGCCGGAGCTGGCGGTCCGGCTCGCCGGCGCCTATGCGACCACCCTCAAGAAGGGCGCGATGGTCACCATCGCGCGCGACCACTCCCGTGGCGCCCGTGCGCTCAAGCGCGCCATGATCTCGGCGCTGCAGGCCAGTGCCATCGATGTGCGCGACCTGGAGAACGTGCCGATGCCGGTGGCCCGGCAGCAGACGGCCCGAGGCAGCGCCGGCGGCATCATGCTGCGGACCACGCCCGGGGTGCCGGACTCGCTGGACATCCTCTTCTTCGACGAACGCGGCGCGGACCTCTCCCAGGCCGGCCAGCGCAAGCTCGACCGGGTCTACGCCCGGCAGGAGTACCGCCGGGCGTTCCCCGGTGAGATCGGCGACCTGACCTTCCCCGCCAGTGTCTTCGACTCCTACGCGGGGACGCTGCTGCGGGCCGTGGACACCAGCGGGGTGCCGGAGGCCGGTCTGAAGGTGGTCATCGACGCCGCGCACGGCAGCGCGGGCCTGGTCCTGCCCAGCATCCTGGGCCGGCTCGGCATCGAGGCGCTGACCGTCAACCAGGGCATGAACGAGGCCAGGCCGACCGAGACCGCCGAGGAGCGGCGGGCCGGGCTGGTGCGGCTCGGGGAGCTGGTGGCCTCGTCCAAGGCGGCCTTCGGGGTGCGCTTCGATCCCGTGGGCGAGCGGGTGTCCTTCGTGGACGAGCGCGGGCACCTGATCGAGGACGACCGGGCGCTGCTGGTGTTCCTGGACCTGGTGGCGGCCGAGGGCCGGAGCGGCAAGGTGGCGCTGCCGGTGACCACGACCAGGATCGCCGAGCAGGTCGCCGCCTACCACGGCACCCAGGTGCAGTGGACGACGACCTCGCCGGATGCGCTGACCAGCGCTGCCTCCGCCGAGGGCACGATCTTCGGCGGCGACGGCCGCGGGCGCTTCGTGATCCCGGAGTTCAGCGGGATCTTCGACGGCGCCGCTGCCTTCGTCCGGCTGGTCGGGCTGGTCGCCCGGACGCAGCTGACGCTGAGCCAGATCGACGCCCGCATCCCCAAGGCGCATGTGCACCGCCGCGACCTGGCGACGCCGTGGTCCGCCAAGGGCATGGTGATGCGCTCGGTGGTGGAGGCGGCCGGGGACCGGCATGTCGACACCACGGACGGGGTGCGGGTGGTGGAGACCGACGGCCGCTGGACCATGGTCGTGCCCGACCCGGCCGAGGCGGTCACCCACCTGTGGGCGGAGGGCCCGGACGACGTCTCCACCCAGGCGCTGCTGGACGAGTGGAGCGCGGTGGTCGAAGCCACCGACCGCGACTGA